In a single window of the Arthrobacter sp. StoSoilA2 genome:
- a CDS encoding GntR family transcriptional regulator, with translation MSEPSPALARPGFPVSRQVLADHVYEALLEWLMDGRLEPGAAVSIDGMARELDVSPTPVREALARLEHTGMVRRVALKGYRVAPVFTREDFAELMEARLSIEPVNARLACERMTSEGLDALKQAVEDLKTAPRGGTFAEYRSYLEADERFHQLIAAQARNQFLLAAYNTLGGQIQRFRLFGGVGITDAEQAIAEHQAVLDAMSSGDPGKAAEAMIQHVEKVRGRAMADAPED, from the coding sequence ATGTCTGAACCTTCGCCGGCTCTTGCCCGCCCCGGCTTTCCCGTTAGCCGCCAGGTGCTGGCCGATCACGTTTATGAAGCCCTCCTCGAATGGCTCATGGATGGTCGGCTCGAACCCGGGGCGGCCGTCAGCATTGACGGAATGGCGCGGGAACTGGACGTTTCCCCCACTCCGGTACGCGAGGCGTTGGCGCGACTGGAGCATACGGGCATGGTGCGGCGCGTGGCGTTGAAGGGGTATCGCGTTGCCCCCGTGTTCACGCGGGAGGACTTCGCGGAACTCATGGAAGCACGGCTTTCGATAGAGCCTGTGAATGCCCGCCTGGCGTGCGAGCGAATGACTTCGGAAGGCTTGGACGCATTGAAGCAGGCCGTTGAGGATCTCAAGACGGCACCCAGGGGCGGTACGTTTGCCGAGTACCGCAGTTACCTGGAGGCTGACGAGCGTTTCCACCAGTTGATCGCGGCGCAAGCCAGGAACCAGTTCCTCCTCGCCGCTTACAACACACTGGGCGGTCAGATCCAGCGCTTCCGGTTGTTTGGGGGAGTGGGTATCACGGATGCGGAGCAGGCTATCGCCGAACACCAAGCCGTGCTCGACGCGATGTCCAGCGGAGATCCGGGGAAAGCGGCGGAGGCAATGATCCAGCACGTGGAAAAGGTGCGGGGTAGGGCCATGGCTGACGCCCCTGAAGACTGA
- a CDS encoding sugar phosphate isomerase/epimerase family protein, which yields MAYTAENWPITAALLQFPGTDAAGRHINDADASVWAGVLQEVKEAGFANADLTDSWVRPGDLSTDRLTEFKQTADEVGIGVPVISAIRRSVIHQTDWADNLAYSHRTIDAAAELGCEVVSFGLHQAITPEQQKQLWFWTVEGYKDPVGDKERWGNAVSRLRELGKHAAEAGILISLEMYEDTYLGTADSSVQLVQDIDLDNVGLNPDLGNLIRLHRPIEDWREMVAKTLPYSNYWHMKNYIRDEDVARDSYITMPAPMESGLINYREAFKFALSVGFQGILCTEHYGGDGLSVTASNQEYLRRHVLPKTEGYKLGTSQVAQGRQQPATEFAGV from the coding sequence ATGGCGTATACCGCCGAGAATTGGCCCATCACCGCGGCCCTCCTGCAGTTCCCCGGCACCGACGCTGCGGGGCGGCACATCAACGACGCCGATGCCTCCGTGTGGGCGGGCGTCCTCCAGGAAGTAAAAGAAGCCGGGTTCGCCAACGCGGACCTCACCGACAGCTGGGTCCGTCCGGGCGATCTCAGCACGGATCGGCTGACCGAGTTCAAGCAGACGGCTGACGAAGTGGGAATCGGAGTGCCCGTCATCTCGGCAATCCGCCGAAGCGTCATCCACCAGACGGACTGGGCCGACAACCTCGCCTACAGCCACCGCACCATCGATGCCGCTGCGGAGCTCGGATGCGAGGTTGTCTCCTTCGGACTTCACCAGGCCATCACGCCGGAGCAGCAGAAGCAGTTGTGGTTCTGGACGGTGGAGGGTTACAAGGACCCGGTAGGGGACAAGGAACGGTGGGGCAACGCCGTGAGCCGCCTCCGCGAACTTGGCAAGCATGCAGCAGAAGCCGGCATCCTCATCTCCCTGGAAATGTACGAGGACACCTACCTCGGCACCGCTGATTCCTCCGTACAGCTGGTCCAGGACATCGATCTGGACAACGTCGGCCTCAACCCGGACCTGGGTAACCTGATCCGCCTGCACCGTCCCATCGAGGACTGGCGCGAGATGGTGGCCAAGACCCTGCCGTACTCCAACTACTGGCACATGAAGAATTACATCCGCGACGAAGATGTGGCCCGTGACAGCTACATCACCATGCCCGCACCCATGGAAAGCGGTCTTATCAACTACCGCGAGGCATTCAAGTTCGCTCTCTCGGTCGGCTTCCAGGGCATCCTCTGCACCGAGCATTACGGTGGCGACGGGCTCAGCGTCACGGCCAGCAACCAGGAATACCTGCGCCGCCACGTCCTGCCGAAGACGGAGGGTTACAAACTCGGCACGAGCCAGGTCGCGCAAGGCCGGCAACAGCCCGCGACAGAATTCGCAGGAGTCTAA
- a CDS encoding SIS domain-containing protein produces the protein MSIVVRRPGQVVRPTDSRQKRHAVDVVLGHLGEIGPAVAALRRESSRLAEWGEELARVRLRGGSVFAAGSDGSAHEAQRFTSELAAHDANHGSPGAGSAFKAISVSSSANDGDRASISDQIRGQVRRGDIVVLLAAKGITDDLREAAAAAKAAGARVWALTGKESKDLAQAVNEAICIDTDPPHAEEAHLVAVLALCECFDDAMKLRGQG, from the coding sequence GTGAGCATCGTGGTAAGGCGACCGGGACAGGTGGTGCGCCCGACGGATTCAAGGCAAAAGCGGCATGCAGTTGACGTCGTTCTTGGCCATTTGGGCGAGATCGGCCCCGCGGTAGCGGCCCTGCGCCGTGAATCGTCGCGGCTCGCTGAATGGGGTGAGGAACTGGCCCGTGTCCGTCTTCGTGGCGGAAGCGTTTTTGCTGCCGGCAGCGATGGCTCTGCCCACGAGGCACAGAGATTCACCTCCGAACTGGCGGCCCACGATGCCAATCATGGTTCGCCCGGCGCTGGCTCTGCCTTCAAGGCCATATCTGTCAGCAGTAGCGCCAATGACGGCGACCGCGCAAGCATCAGCGACCAGATTCGAGGGCAGGTTCGCCGCGGAGACATCGTGGTGTTGCTCGCTGCGAAGGGAATCACGGATGATCTCCGGGAGGCCGCTGCCGCTGCCAAAGCCGCCGGAGCGCGCGTTTGGGCCTTGACCGGCAAGGAGTCCAAAGACCTTGCCCAGGCGGTCAACGAGGCGATCTGCATCGACACTGATCCGCCGCACGCTGAAGAAGCGCACCTTGTTGCCGTGCTGGCCCTTTGCGAATGCTTCGACGACGCCATGAAGCTACGGGGCCAGGGCTAA
- a CDS encoding zinc-dependent alcohol dehydrogenase, whose product MKAVTWQGRRSVSVIDVPDPTIQEPTDVIVRITSSAICGSDLHLYEVLGPYMHKGDVIGHEPMGIVEEVGPEVHRLKKGDRVVVPFNISCGRCYMCNQGLQSQCETTQVKAKGTGAALFGYSELYGSVPGGQAQYLRVPFGDYGPIKVDSDLPDERYLFLSDILPTASQAVEYANVPEGGTLAVMGLGPVGQFASRIGVHKGFRVIGVDPVPERRAMAEEHGVETMDYGPDVAARIREQTLGRGPDAVVDAVGMEAHGSPVASFLHRAVSLLPDKPAQVAMETMSVDRLAALHTAVDMVRRGGTVSLSGVYGGQADPMPLMTMFDKQVQLRMGQCNVRNWTDQLLPLVEDDADPLGVMHLVTHTGGLDDAPDLYEKFQKKQDGCIKVVLKP is encoded by the coding sequence GTGAAAGCAGTGACGTGGCAAGGAAGACGCTCAGTGAGCGTTATTGATGTCCCCGATCCCACTATCCAGGAACCCACGGATGTCATCGTCCGAATAACATCTTCAGCCATTTGCGGCTCGGACCTGCACCTCTATGAAGTCCTCGGCCCCTACATGCACAAGGGCGACGTCATCGGCCACGAGCCCATGGGAATCGTCGAAGAAGTGGGTCCGGAGGTCCACCGGCTCAAGAAGGGCGACCGGGTAGTCGTGCCTTTCAACATCTCCTGCGGCCGGTGCTACATGTGCAACCAAGGCCTCCAGTCGCAGTGCGAAACCACGCAGGTCAAAGCCAAGGGCACAGGGGCCGCACTCTTTGGATACTCCGAACTCTATGGCTCTGTACCGGGCGGCCAAGCACAGTACCTGCGTGTGCCTTTCGGGGACTATGGGCCCATAAAAGTAGATTCAGACCTCCCCGATGAACGCTATCTGTTCCTCTCGGACATCCTGCCCACTGCGTCGCAGGCCGTGGAATACGCGAACGTCCCCGAGGGCGGCACGTTGGCGGTTATGGGACTCGGCCCCGTGGGCCAGTTCGCCTCCAGAATTGGCGTCCACAAGGGTTTCCGTGTCATTGGCGTAGATCCTGTTCCCGAGCGCCGGGCCATGGCGGAAGAACATGGGGTGGAGACGATGGACTATGGCCCGGACGTTGCAGCCCGGATCCGCGAACAGACCCTCGGCCGGGGCCCCGATGCGGTAGTGGATGCAGTGGGCATGGAAGCCCACGGCTCCCCGGTGGCATCATTCCTGCACCGGGCCGTTTCCCTGCTCCCTGACAAGCCGGCGCAGGTAGCCATGGAGACGATGAGCGTGGACCGCCTTGCTGCCCTCCACACAGCTGTGGATATGGTGCGCCGCGGCGGCACCGTTTCACTCAGCGGCGTTTACGGTGGCCAGGCCGATCCCATGCCGCTGATGACCATGTTCGACAAGCAAGTCCAACTCCGCATGGGGCAATGCAACGTCCGCAACTGGACTGACCAACTGCTCCCCTTGGTAGAGGACGACGCCGATCCGCTGGGAGTCATGCATCTGGTCACCCACACTGGTGGTTTGGACGATGCACCGGACTTGTACGAGAAATTCCAGAAGAAGCAGGACGGCTGCATCAAGGTGGTGCTCAAGCCCTGA
- a CDS encoding alkene reductase has product MLFSPLALGELELPNRLVMAPLTRLRAGAEGVPGSLIAEHYRQRASLGLIVSEGTYPTAAGQSYPGQPGLVTEAQIAGWKTVTDAVHSEGGRIFAQIMHGGRVSHADITGGHEIVGPSAVAIEGDVRTPNGKQPYPVPRELRTDELPSVIQEIVTASKNAIEAGFDGVELHSANGYLLHEFLAPNSNIRTDSYGGSPENRARFVIETVNAVVEALGANRVGIRISPEHNVQGIAETDAADVRATYEVLVETIAPLNLAYLSILHHDPKGALVQDLRERFNGTFLVNTGFSQITTREEALALVADGLADGVVVGRPAIANPDLARRWRESLPLNEPDASTFYAEGAKGYTDYPFYSN; this is encoded by the coding sequence ATGCTGTTTTCCCCCTTGGCCCTCGGTGAGCTTGAACTTCCCAACCGACTCGTGATGGCGCCTTTGACCCGGCTGCGGGCCGGTGCTGAGGGAGTTCCGGGGTCACTGATCGCCGAACACTATCGGCAGCGCGCGTCCCTTGGTTTGATCGTCAGCGAGGGAACATACCCGACGGCGGCGGGTCAGTCGTACCCGGGCCAGCCTGGCCTGGTGACGGAAGCGCAAATTGCAGGCTGGAAGACGGTCACTGACGCCGTTCACTCGGAGGGTGGACGTATCTTCGCCCAGATCATGCACGGTGGCCGCGTTTCGCACGCGGACATCACGGGCGGCCACGAAATCGTGGGCCCGAGTGCTGTTGCCATCGAGGGCGATGTCCGCACGCCCAATGGCAAGCAGCCCTACCCGGTGCCCCGCGAACTCCGCACCGATGAGTTGCCGTCAGTCATCCAGGAGATCGTCACTGCTTCCAAGAACGCGATCGAGGCAGGATTTGACGGCGTGGAACTCCACTCCGCCAACGGTTACCTGCTGCACGAATTCCTTGCGCCCAACTCCAATATCCGGACCGACAGCTATGGTGGGTCCCCGGAGAACCGCGCGCGCTTTGTGATCGAGACCGTCAATGCGGTGGTTGAGGCACTGGGTGCAAACCGCGTGGGCATCCGTATCTCCCCGGAACACAATGTGCAGGGAATCGCCGAGACGGATGCAGCCGATGTCCGCGCTACCTACGAAGTGCTGGTGGAGACCATTGCGCCGCTCAACCTGGCGTACCTCAGCATCCTGCACCACGACCCCAAGGGCGCCCTGGTCCAGGATCTTCGCGAACGCTTCAACGGCACGTTCCTGGTGAACACTGGCTTCAGCCAAATCACGACGCGCGAGGAAGCTCTTGCATTGGTGGCCGATGGCCTCGCGGACGGTGTTGTGGTTGGCCGCCCCGCCATTGCCAACCCGGACCTCGCGCGCCGCTGGCGTGAAAGCCTCCCGCTCAACGAGCCGGATGCGTCCACGTTCTATGCCGAGGGCGCAAAGGGTTACACGGACTACCCGTTCTACTCCAACTAA